The genomic DNA CTAGAGTTCTAAGACACAGAGATATTGCTGGAAGACCAATTGTGTACATCCCAGCAAAAAACCATAGCTCGAGTGACAGAAATATTGATGAACTTACAAAATTCATAGTATATTGTTTGGTAAGTAATTTTCAAAAACTGAATACTTGTTTGTTtcttacatttaataatatcattaataaacaCCAGGCATACTGATTTGTATATATATGGTGAAAATGTtactaactaaactaaaaattcTTTTATAGAAAACCATCTCCAGTTATGTCAATTTTCTTTTGTACTTTGTAGGAAGATGCTAGTAAGAGGTGTTTTGAGGAGGTGGTGGATAATTTGTGCATTGTTTTTGACTTGAATAATTTTACGTTATCTTGCATGGATTACCAAGTTCTTAAAAACTTAATATGGCTGCTGAGCAGACATTATCCAGAAAGGCTTGGAATCTGCCTCATTATTAATGCTCCAGCATTTTTTTCTGGTTGTTGGGCAGTCATAAAAGGATGGTAAGTTGCAAAGTTTTCCCAatttaaaagtttcataaataaTGGTTTCATTTATTGAATAGGAAAATAACTTGGAGGAACTTTGTTACATCTTCTTCACCCCACATTCCAGAAATACCCAAACCTTTTTAGTTTTGAAGCCTGGCTTCCCTGCAATACTACTAAATCCTTAATCTACTTAAAGTTGCATTGCTATATTTTCtttagaacttattttttttaatttggaactAAACAGtgattcaaatataaaaataaaatatttgtgctTAGCTGGTAGCCTGTTAAATGAGTTAGGTGTAGACTATGCAGCATTAATCTTTTAACCTCTCACTATGTCAACTTGTGCTAAAGTTTTTTTCGAAAAACATACCTTGAATCTCAATTGACTGATTGGTCATAATATCACTGAATtggattctttttttattgaatgtatGTGTAAGTAAAAATAACATGATTACAGGCTGGATGAAAATACTGCAAGAAAAGTGACTTTTGTCAACTCTGAAATGGAACTATGTCAATATCTTATACCAGACATCCTTCCCACCGATATTTAATAGAGGTACTATTTATCTAATTTACCTTACCTTATTTTACTGTAAATGTAGCTTAGCCCTATTATGCCTTTCAACTTGTGTGTTGGGATGCATCATAAACTAAATAGTAACATCAATTTCAGCTATTATTGCTGTTCATACCAACTATACCTAATATTTGCTTTGAGTCAATggattttgtttgtaaaaactgaatatgttaataataacataataagtaCCACCATAAAAGCAAAGCTAATGTATGCTTATTATGactgtttgttttctttattggaaataaaatcaaataaccaTTTTGCAAGCCTAATAGGATCTAgtcattacaaaaataattttctaccTTAATGTTTCGTTTGACAACAGTTTAtgttaagtaaaatattaaaaattgcaatttagtatgttaaaaaacttaagtataagtatatagtAAGAACGATAATGTATATTATGTCAGTCAAAATTTACTTTAACATTTGAATGTACATTAAAAAGATTTCAATCTagttcatatttattatatttactatgATTTGTATaggttgtaaataaataatactttgcaTACTGTTGCAATTCTATTATCAAGCaacaaatataatgtatttacttagtaatgttagtatgaatattttattatcattccTCACACAAAATCTATGTACTTGATGTTatgatttaattataaactatttaacAGATAAACTAGGCAACATATTTGTAtgcatttatttgtaaaataagtactttattgtatttaaattcctatcatttattatttccgtTTTTAAGTCACACCAGGacaaaaaaactgtatttgtgAACATATGCAATAATAACAGGTTAATACAAGCAATTAATGCAGACTTTcacattaaaaattttactttaattttaccaGTGGCGTGAAATCAtatattgattaaatataattttaacttttctcgtgctttttatttatgtcaatATAAATCCgaaatatatttactaaatatcgctgttgtaaaaaaaaaatatgaaattgccTACTTTTAAATGTTATGCACGATATAAAgttattatacttttttggaTTTAACTAAACTAAGTTAGTGTCAAATACcgcattataattttttaatgagtGTACGAAGTACCCTATTAAATGATAATTCCAAAAACATGCAGATAATGTCGCGGATAAGAAAATCTGCAAAAAGATCAATCGAATATtcgttaaaaatactttttgaagataaaagatgaaataatgataaaattcgTAACTCAAACAAAGGTTAACCTTCTTATAATCAATAATCTTATCAACTTTTatccaataaaatgtttttgtgatataataaaatgaataggtATTATCGTAAGGCCAACCATTCACAGACAGGCAACATACATGGCATTAAGCATTTGCAACTGCTCTGTGTAATTTCATCGTGCGGTCAACCACTTACTAGACATACACTGACTTTTCGGGTTGCGGACTGTCCCTGCACAGTTAATCCCCACACCCATGCTGAGTAAAAATAGAGCTGTAATAGAGTTACTTCCTCCACTTTACTACTGATAGCAGACTGTTGACTGTTGGCTGTGCAGCAGTTATCAATGGCAGACTCAAGCTGTTGACTGTGACTGCACAAACGGTCCGTGTATTTTGATCACAAACTGAAATGCTTGAGCAGTTATTGTATGACCGTTCTAAGAAGTATCGGATGAATTTATGCCGAAAATTGCCGGtcgagtttgtttgttacacatttgaacgtaaattacatattaaaatcCAAACTCAAAAATATGTTGATATTTAGGAAAAAGAAAACGAAGTCCTTCTTTTTatgatatatttacttataaaacagTTATGTATACAAATTAATTGTTGTATTTGCATATTCAAAGCAAACACCTTCAAACAAAGTATTCATAttgtaatcataataattttattatattgtactgTCGACGTTGTGTTTATGTATACGTAAAATATTACAAAGCATTCGGTAAATAGATCTAAattagattaattttaaattagacaacatattgtattaaattaaatgattacATTACTTATGTTATATAGACGTGAGaaggaaatattaaaattaaaataacattattcagTCACAAATACACTAAATTATATCTACAAAAAATCAAGTATAAAGTATGTACCTATACAAATAATTGGCACAGTTCTGTGTCGCTACTATGTGATGGATCCCAATTCCAACAAAAATGATTAGAAACATCCCTTTTAGTGTGGGGTAAATCGCTACCCAACACattcaataatttacaatataatcTCTATCACATGTAACATCCTTCTTCTATCCTTTATTGGGACGGTATTTACTTATCCACTTTTTAAGGGATCAGAAAGAATAACGACATTTATTGCTAAAGGCTGAACCCTAATTAAATACATGAACTTCACATTAACGATATGCAAGATTGAATCATAATTAGGTAATGGATAAAATGATTAATCAAGGAGTATATTATGTTCGAGTTTCGTCTCTTGATATTTGTAAATCGACAATTGCTTAATAGACTGACAAGGCAGTAATAAGACATCTTGTTGGTTCCACTAAAAATGACTAGGTTTTAATCACTCGAAATACTTACTATTATGAATATTCGTCCACTACAGTGCATATTTtgtaacttatattaattatacaacaaaaaaagaaacagaaaCTGAGATTTATTTTGAGACTGCCCGATTTACATAGAGACTTCCAACTATCATGCTCACACGGagatagaaatataaattttttaactgatAAACGGCTCCAAGTAGTTAAAATTGGTATGAAGGCACCAGCTGTTGGCGATACTTGGGATGGTAAAAACCGACCAATAGATTCtccaatttttattgtttaactgAGTTCTCGGGGAAGGAGGTTAAactaacatttaatataatccCTTAAATAAGATGCAAGGGATTTAATTGACAGAAGTATCCTACGTATTATCATagctattatatttaataaaatcgataCTTCAACATAACGATTGTCCTTTCTCTAACCGCCCCATTAAACCTTAACCTTAGCGACCGGTCCATTAAACCTTCCCCATCTAAAGAACTACATAAGTTAGGTTACTTCAACGCTGCTCTGCTGAAGTTATTTTAAGTTACAGGGTTGAAATTACTAAGAATAAAATCAGgacaatttttttatggttCCATAGTACTATCTGAATAAAATGCAAACAAACGCAGCACAATAGttcaaatcaattaaattaGTTACTGTTCTTATGAATtatctgtttatttaattttattagtgttagtATCCAAtaccattatttattaattttggtcaaaatTTCGGATACTGCAGTATACATACAGTATacagacataataaataaaaataacgtgtATTATGATCAATTGCAAGAATGGAAGTTTTTTTTGGTTctattattgtatgttattaacaataaaacataatttttggaCTTAAAATATTGATGAATCCTTTATGGTCTCTTAATGAAAACCACACATCGACATAATATTTACAAGACTTTTCCCATTTCTCTAACCGCAATAGAGATATGCTTCTAAGTGTAATCTAAAAACCATTTTATCACACACTAAGCACAGAGCACATTGTATGAAACCTAAAGCTCCTCATATATTTCATTATACGCGGTTAAATCTACTTATAAGGATAttaatgcatttataataacCAAACATGACATGATAAGTAATTCGATTAGATCCGTGTGTGATAATACGTATGCATGGCGGCTAGACAACATCAAACCCAGGAAAATTCGAATCAACAAGTAAACAATTAGATACATGTGTACCTACAGCACAGTGCGTAGTGTAAGTTCCATTTTTAAGACTAGGCAAATAATACTCTCTGATATCACTTACGTAAAACTACTTTTGGGCCTCTTTTCTCGAGATATTAGCGAAAACCCGTATATCGCAACGTCTGACACTAATGATAGACTTTTATACATTTCTAACAATGAAAtaacattgtaaataaatttaaatttgctaATTTCAATGTCGTGTTGttgcaatttcctttaattttGGTGTTGTAATAAAGTcgttcataaaatactaatttaatactttccaattaatagtatattaaagtaaattttcataaaaggcAGTGGACGGTTAACCTGGTTGAACAGAAAGATTCCCATCTCTATATTATGATAATTCTTTCTGTCGCTTTACACCACCAGGATAGGTTTTCCGTGTTTGAGTTTGTGTATTATGTTAAACGAAgccataaattatatatacaaaggAACCATTATGTAAACAGCatcaaaattgattttaaaataaggcAGCAATTACTATCTTGAATATTGGTACAATTCtataattttgaatagtttGTTTATTATACTCTAAGTTTCCTTAAATCGATATTTCGGTAGCTTAGTTTATGAACTAGAATAATTTAGAGTGAATGAGATTATGTTTGTATCAAGAAATGCAAAGATAGCGCAAAGAGTTAGACATATCAACTGCTGTTTGTCAAACATCCCACATTATAGAAGGTCTGTTCCTGTTTGATGTAAGAAATTTAAACATAATCTCaactcaaacaaataaacaacaaaaagcATATATCTCATTGACCTTCTATAAAGATGTCTCATCTCTCTCATTTGAATTCCATGATTTAGCAATTTGACATTACTGTAAATTTACATTgttagaatatttttatcacaccTGCAAGTTCTCTTTTTTATGTCTAAGCTTCTTGTAttactagtaaatatactaGATAACTAGTTAAATTCTTTCAATGAcagctaattttaatttgaaccaaatcaaaaatgtttagagaataaaatattttgtacagtgttataatatttaaccattacgatatattatgataaaatagtAAGTATAAAATTCTTAATAGTCAAATCAAATGTGCATTATTTTTCAGAGTAATAAACATAGTGACCACGATTTACTTCGAACGTTgacctaattattttatttcattatttaatttttagatatAAAACAACAGCGTGTTCTTATTTATATCAAGACAAATATAGTACTTGTATATTCCattattaaactataatataaacgTGACTGTTACAGTGATCAACtgtaattagaaaatatttaaaatggtgtgcaaatgcaaaaatttattaattatctgtCAGAAATAGTTACAATTTAACGAACCGTACGAACTTCTTCGGGAAATTTATTgggatttaattttatactcgTTTATcgttattcaaaaattttatcaaataataatatataaaaacaagagAACTCgtatcacacaatttttttccccgAAAAACCGTCAAGCTGAGAAAAGGGACAGTGATATTCAATTACCGTTGGACAAGTGGTTTTTGGGTGCAAAATATtcgaatatatttaaaaaaaaccacaataCATTTTGTGATAATATACAATTGAATGCGTCTttcaatatttgtatattttgtacaaaattttattgGGCATTTGTATTTTCTTTCGTACTAATCAGTCGTTATGTATAATTAATGCAGTTTTATATTAATCGACCaagctgatattataaatgcaagcgtgtgtattaatttattcgcTACCACTGCAAAAAGTTCTAACGCTGAACCAGGAAAAATAATTGAGGCAAAACGAATCTTACGCATACAAAGCCCAGCAAGAAAAAGCTTTTAGCTTTAGTACGCCATATATAATGAACCACCATAATATCTATACCAAAGTTATATGCTTGAAAAAAGTtccattattttaagtaagacCAGAAAAAATCGAAATTGATGAAATATCGCATTTTATGTTATAGGTTCAACGTACATGTAAATTTACTTAGTATCAAgcaattttaaactatttatctgCCTGACTCTAAGCCAATCTCAGGCTTAAGGTTAGCTGTAGGATGGTAGATAGCATTTGATttcaaaattacataataaGTTGATATTTCACGTTCTTAAAACACGCTTCAAGTACATTTTGTAATGTCTCGTACTATTTTGCATTTCTTGTTGTCACTTAAATATTCCAAATACTCTAAAGGAGTAATTTCCTAAACTCAAACTATATGTATAAAGCTTGCATTGCTATGTGTATCACCCTACAGCTTCCATAGTCACGccatctaaaataaataaatcaccgCTTTGATATAAGCGAGAATAGCACGAGCTTTGTATGAAAagtccttcatttttttatctctagttataaaaagtattggctattatttacttttctatTATAAGCTACggacaaatatattaaatatttgctataataatgtcaaattgaatagtatttattatgcgaaatatttgatatttttgttaGCTACTGCTGATTCGGAATGAATATACTaaatctatattatttctaaaggCATTGGTATTCcagaatatttgaaaaatactgCTAGCTAGTGATTAAAAATTGGAATGTAAAAAAATAGACAACATTTAAAAACCACATTTAAGCCAACAAACttcaaattgtaaaaataaaaaatacgaacgtaaaatttcaatattacgtcgttaaataaaatataaacttgtttaaatcaaattcatgaaattatctatttatattcgCATGTCTATGTAAAGTACCTACTACGTAAGTAGTAACTTAGAATAGGTAATAGTATTATTAGTACAAATGTTTTACTGCAATAGTTGAAGCTAAATACCATACCTAACCAATCCGAAACGCGTTAACGCGGTGCGCGAGTGAATGTTTCATGTTGGCttgacgctgctggcaccatttaccCAATAGCACAGGCCTTTGCTCGCTATTCAAGGAGTTAGCTCAAATGTCATTTTGTAGTCATACAAAAACAAACCactaatgaaatattaaaacaaaagaatctgGAACATTAACGAGAATTGTCatatttgtttgtaccgaattaTCAAATCATGACTATTGGTTGTCCATATGAAATGCTTTGATTGGACTGTTTAACTGATAAAAGTCACAAAGGCGCAAGCCAGATAGTTATCCTTATGGCTGACATCATTTTGCTGGTATTCATATGTTGGTGTTTTTGTACATGTACATCATAAGTACCATTTAGCTATCTAATATTTCAAGATATTGACACGTACTTAAAACAAGATCAGGCACATTTTCAATACCTACATAACGCCATGCGTGTTAAAAACACTATCTACACCCAGCACTTGACGGTAGGTTTGTTATTGGTCATTTAATTTGACGAGTGTTCTAAGCTGACCGGACCTAAGCAGTTCATGAGTGGCTGCATAGATTCTATAATTTATATGCATTCAATGATGAAGTTGATATCAATTCGGTAACTGAATAAAAGTAGGGCTACCCTCTACACAATTGGGCCAATTCTGATGTACACAAATGTCTAAATTGCCAAAACAAagatagtaatatatatttatatattccacACATAACGTATTGAAAAGTATACACTACCACTATTTTTACACCTGCTGATTTAGTTTAGCTTAGAGATTGGTGAACAGCAGCATTGGCCCAATATTTCACGtggaaaagaaaatataaataaatatactcaatAAATCATTCGATCTAGATTTATACAAGGCTGGTTGTGAAGGGGGTATTATAGTATTCATGATACTTGAGTTGCACAGTTCTAGAGTTTCCTGAGTGCTGATCCCAAGACAAAGTTAGGAGAGAAATAACTTAACAAcgcattcattaaaaaaatacgcggtgacaaccagcAGCATAATATCtgtattaattttgataacattgaggtactacattatataaaaactcaactcacacacactcacttttacacacacatacatgtATGTGATTTTAAGATATCACAATTAGTTAGGGTCTGTCATTTTGTGGGTAACTATTATATGAGAACTGGAAAAACGTAACTTGGAGTAATACAATCATTACCCTTTGTTTAATGACTTTGTATAGTGTAAGGAGTAGCGCAGTCTTGATTAGTGTTGAGCCTTAGACAGGCGAGGCGTGCAGGCGTCTGTTGCGGGGCAGTGTGGAGGAGTTGGCGGGCGTGACGGCAGGGGAGTGCGGGGGGGTTCGcaacagcagcagcagcagacGCAGTCAGTCGGCCAGTACACTGTGCGCCACGCCCGAGAGCTCCTCCTTCAGAAGACGGAACGACGGCCGATCCTCGGGTGCGTGTCGCCAACAAGCCTTCATTACCTGGAACCATAACAAcggtgtatttaaaaaaaataataggaccttatattttttactaacgtaatcttagatattaatttttttttattattattttttttaaattgttgttaattttacttatttttttcttttcttgtattgtttctaagtttgtgcaataaagtattctaaataaatagataaaataaatattatgtctggtgggaggctaagGCCAAGACGTGCTGCCGATAGGCGATACGGTACAATGACGCTTAGAaaacaattaggggtatgggtttaagaTAATTGCCTCACT from Pararge aegeria chromosome 5, ilParAegt1.1, whole genome shotgun sequence includes the following:
- the LOC120624086 gene encoding CRAL-TRIO domain-containing protein C3H8.02, whose protein sequence is MAEEPKSVNEEDLRQVKERMKLIVEADPAQYHNDYSLKRYLRAFKTVDSAFQAILKTNKWRVDYGVNELHDNKELIEKYKDKARVLRHRDIAGRPIVYIPAKNHSSSDRNIDELTKFIVYCLEDASKRCFEEVVDNLCIVFDLNNFTLSCMDYQVLKNLIWLLSRHYPERLGICLIINAPAFFSGCWAVIKGWLDENTARKVTFVNSEMELCQYLIPDILPTDI